The DNA sequence GTAGAGCTTATCAGCATCAAGGCTGCACCTAAGCCTATCGCAGCGCCTACAGACGTTGCTGCCGTTCCTGCAGATGCCAAGAAGACTGCAACCGGTATTGGTTACAAAGTCCTCAACGCTGGCAAAGGTGATGTACACCCGAAGCAATCAGACCGAGTGGAAGTTCATTACACTGGCTGGACCACTGACGGTAAAATGTTCGATAGCTCAGTACTGCGCGGCAAGCCTGCTCAGTTCCCGCTTTACGGCGTGATCAAAGGTTGGACCGAAGGTGTTCAGCTCATGGTCCCTGGTGAAAAAACACGTTTCTGGATTCCTGCGGAACTTGCTTACGGCAACAAGCCTGGCCGCCCTGCAGGAATGCTCGTGTTT is a window from the Deltaproteobacteria bacterium genome containing:
- a CDS encoding peptidylprolyl isomerase yields the protein VELISIKAAPKPIAAPTDVAAVPADAKKTATGIGYKVLNAGKGDVHPKQSDRVEVHYTGWTTDGKMFDSSVLRGKPAQFPLYGVIKGWTEGVQLMVPGEKTRFWIPAELAYGNKPGRPAGMLVFDIELLKIL